From Kryptolebias marmoratus isolate JLee-2015 linkage group LG15, ASM164957v2, whole genome shotgun sequence, a single genomic window includes:
- the hk1 gene encoding hexokinase-1 isoform X1, which translates to MIAAQLLAYYFTELKDDQVKKIDKYLYSMRFSDETLLDIMHRFKNELVEGLGGDTNATASLKMLPTFVRSIPDGTEKGDFIALDLGGSNFRILRVKVSHEKKQTVQMESEIYNTPEDIIHGTGTELFDHVAECLGDFMEKHNIKEKKLPVGFTFSFPCQQTKLNEGYLITWTKRFKASGVEGMDVVQLLNKAIKKRGDYEADIMAVVNDTVGTMMTCGFDDQRCEVGIIIGTGTNACYMEELRHIDLVEGDEGRMCVNTEWGAFGDDGRLEDIRTEFDREIDRGSLNSGKQLFEKMVSGMYMGELVRLILVKMAREGLLFEGRITPELLTKGKFETKHLSAIEKSKEGLSKAKEILTKLGVEPSADDCIAVQHVCAIVSFRSANLVAAVLAGILMRLKENKGVARLRTTVGIDGSLYKMHPQYARRLHKTVRRLVPDCDVRFLLSESGSGKGAAMVTAVAYRLAEQSHQIAQILSEFHLTREQLLEVKKRMRIEIEKGLSKSTQDSATVKMLPTFVRSTPDGTESGDFLALDLGGTNFRVLLVKIRSGKRRSVEMQNKIYAIPLEVMQGTGEELFDHIVHCISDFLDYMGMKNARLPLGFTFSFPCLQTSLDAGILVTWTKGFKATDCEGEDVVGLLREAIKRREEFDLDVVAIVNDTVGTMMTCAYEEPTCEVGLIAGTGSNACYMEEMRNIEMVEGDEGRMCVNMEWGAFGDNGCLDEIRTEYDHAVDDLSLNPGKQRYEKMCSGMYLGEIVRNILIDMTKRGFLFRGQISETLKTRGIFETKFLSQIESDRLALLQVRAILQHLGLDSTCDDSIIVKEVCGTVSRRAAQLCGAGMAAVVDKIRENRGLDHLNVTVAVDGTLYKLHPHFSLIMHQTVAELAPQCTVNFLLSEDGSGKGAALITAVGCRLRK; encoded by the exons AGAAAGGAGACTTCATTGCGTTGGATTTAGGAGGCAGCAACTTCAGGATCCTTCGTGTCAAAGTGAGCCACGAGAAGAAACAGACGGTTCAGATGGAGAGTGAGATCTACAACACACCGGAGGACATCATTCACGGCACCGGAACAGAG CTGTTCGATCACGTGGCGGAGTGTCTCGGTGACTTTatggaaaaacacaacatcaaagaaaagaaactccCCGTCGGTTTTACTTTTTCCTTCCCCTGCCAGCAGACCAAACTAAACGAG GGCTATCTGATTACATGGACAAAGCGTTTCAAAGCCAGTGGGGTTGAAGGGATGGATGTTGTCCAGTTGCTCAACAAAGCTATCAAAAAAAGAGGA gaCTACGAAGCTGACATCATGGCGGTAGTGAATGATACCGTGGGAACTATGATGACCTGCGGCTTTGATGACCAGCGCTGTGAAGTTGGCATCATCATTG GTACCGGCACCAACGCCTGCTACATGGAGGAGCTGCGTCACATCGACCTGGTGGAGGGAGACGAGGGCAGGATGTGTGTGAACACCGAGTGGGGGGCTTTTGGAGACGATGGCAGGCTGGAGGACATCAGGACAGAGTTTGACAGAGAGATTGACCGAGGCTCTCTCAACTCAGGAAAGCAGTT GTTTGAGAAGATGGTCAGTGGGATGTACATGGGGGAGCTGGTCCGTCTCATCCTGGTGAAGATGGCCAGAGAAGGTCTGCTCTTCGAAGGAAGAATCACCCCTGAGCTTCTCACCAAGGGCAAATTTGAGACCAAGCATCTCTCAGCTATAGAGAA GAGTAAAGAGGGGTTATCCAAGGCAAAAGAGATTTTAACCAAACTTGGCGTGGAGCCGTCAGCAGACGACTGCATCGCTGTGCAGCAT GTTTGTGCCATCGTCTCTTTCCGCTCTGCCAACCTGGTAGCGGCTGTCCTGGCCGGCATCCTGATGAGGCTGAAGGAGAACAAAGGAGTGGCGCGACTCCGAACCACCGTGGGCATCGATGGCTCTCTGTACAAGATGCACCCGCA aTATGCTCGCCGTCTTCATAAGACCGTCCGACGTTTGGTCCCGGACTGTGACGTTCGATTCCTCCTCTCAGAGAGCGGCAGCGGGAAAGGTGCCGCCATGGTAACGGCCGTGGCGTACAGACTCGCTGAACAGTCCCATCAAATCGCCCAGATTCTGTCCGAATTCCACCTGACgagagagcagctgctggag GTGAAGAAGAGAATGAGAATAGAGATCGAAAAGGGCCTTTCAAAGAGCACTCAGGACTCTGCTACAGTCAAAATGCTGCCAACCTTTGTGCGAAGCACACCTGATGGCACAG AAAGTGGGGATTTCCTGGCTTTGGACTTGGGAGGCACCAATTTTAGGGTTCTGTTGGTGAAGATTCGCTCTGGGAAGAGGAGATCAGTAGAGATGCAAAACAAGATTTACGCTATTCCTCTGGAAGTGATGCAGGGCACAGGAGAAGAG TTGTTTGATCACATTGTGCACTGCATCAGTGACTTCCTGGACTACATGGGGATGAAGAATGCTCGTCTTCCTCTGGGCTTCACCTTCTCCTTTCCATGCCTTCAGACGAGTCTTGACGCT ggtATCTTGGTGACGTGGACCAAAGGCTTCAAGGCGACGGACTGTGAAGGAGAGGATGTGGTGGGACTACTGAGGGAGGCAATTAAAAGAAGAGAG gagttTGACCTGGATGTGGTGGCCATAGTCAATGATACAGTGGGAACCATGATGACCTGTGCCTACGAGGAGCCCACCTGTGAGGTCGGACTCATTGCTG GAACTGGAAGTAATGCATGCTACATGGAGGAGATGAGGAACATTGAGATGGTCGAGGGTGATGAAGGACGGATGTGTGTCAACATGGAGTGGGGGGCTTTTGGAGACAACGGATGCCTCGACGAAATCAGGACAGAGTACGACCACGCTGTAGACGACCTCTCTCTCAATCCGGGAAAACAAAG aTATGAGAAAATGTGCAGCGGCATGTATCTCGGTGAAATTGTGCGGAACATCCTCATAGACATGACCAAGAGAGGCTTCCTGTTCAGAGGACAGATTTCTGAAACTCTAAAGACCAGAGGCATCTTCGAGACAAAGTTCCTCTCACAGATAGAAAg tgaCAGACTGGCTTTGCTGCAGGTGAGAGCCATCCTGCAACACTTGGGGCTGGACAGCACCTGTGATGACAGTATCATTGTGAAAGAG GTGTGTGGAACCGTGTCGCGTCGTGCTGCTCAGCTGTGTGGCGCAGGAATGGCAGCTGTCGTCGATAAGATAAGAGAAAACCGCGGACTGGACCACCTGAACGTCACTGTGGCCGTGGACGGAACTCTGTACAAGTTACATCCACA TTTCTCCCTGATCATGCACCAGACCGTTGCTGAACTGGCTCCTCAGTGCACCGTCAACTTCCTGCTGTCAGAGGACGGCAGCGGGAAGGGAGCCGCTCTCATCACAGCTGTAGGATGCCGGCTCAGAAAGTAG
- the hk1 gene encoding hexokinase-1 isoform X2, producing the protein MRFSDETLLDIMHRFKNELVEGLGGDTNATASLKMLPTFVRSIPDGTEKGDFIALDLGGSNFRILRVKVSHEKKQTVQMESEIYNTPEDIIHGTGTELFDHVAECLGDFMEKHNIKEKKLPVGFTFSFPCQQTKLNEGYLITWTKRFKASGVEGMDVVQLLNKAIKKRGDYEADIMAVVNDTVGTMMTCGFDDQRCEVGIIIGTGTNACYMEELRHIDLVEGDEGRMCVNTEWGAFGDDGRLEDIRTEFDREIDRGSLNSGKQLFEKMVSGMYMGELVRLILVKMAREGLLFEGRITPELLTKGKFETKHLSAIEKSKEGLSKAKEILTKLGVEPSADDCIAVQHVCAIVSFRSANLVAAVLAGILMRLKENKGVARLRTTVGIDGSLYKMHPQYARRLHKTVRRLVPDCDVRFLLSESGSGKGAAMVTAVAYRLAEQSHQIAQILSEFHLTREQLLEVKKRMRIEIEKGLSKSTQDSATVKMLPTFVRSTPDGTESGDFLALDLGGTNFRVLLVKIRSGKRRSVEMQNKIYAIPLEVMQGTGEELFDHIVHCISDFLDYMGMKNARLPLGFTFSFPCLQTSLDAGILVTWTKGFKATDCEGEDVVGLLREAIKRREEFDLDVVAIVNDTVGTMMTCAYEEPTCEVGLIAGTGSNACYMEEMRNIEMVEGDEGRMCVNMEWGAFGDNGCLDEIRTEYDHAVDDLSLNPGKQRYEKMCSGMYLGEIVRNILIDMTKRGFLFRGQISETLKTRGIFETKFLSQIESDRLALLQVRAILQHLGLDSTCDDSIIVKEVCGTVSRRAAQLCGAGMAAVVDKIRENRGLDHLNVTVAVDGTLYKLHPHFSLIMHQTVAELAPQCTVNFLLSEDGSGKGAALITAVGCRLRK; encoded by the exons AGAAAGGAGACTTCATTGCGTTGGATTTAGGAGGCAGCAACTTCAGGATCCTTCGTGTCAAAGTGAGCCACGAGAAGAAACAGACGGTTCAGATGGAGAGTGAGATCTACAACACACCGGAGGACATCATTCACGGCACCGGAACAGAG CTGTTCGATCACGTGGCGGAGTGTCTCGGTGACTTTatggaaaaacacaacatcaaagaaaagaaactccCCGTCGGTTTTACTTTTTCCTTCCCCTGCCAGCAGACCAAACTAAACGAG GGCTATCTGATTACATGGACAAAGCGTTTCAAAGCCAGTGGGGTTGAAGGGATGGATGTTGTCCAGTTGCTCAACAAAGCTATCAAAAAAAGAGGA gaCTACGAAGCTGACATCATGGCGGTAGTGAATGATACCGTGGGAACTATGATGACCTGCGGCTTTGATGACCAGCGCTGTGAAGTTGGCATCATCATTG GTACCGGCACCAACGCCTGCTACATGGAGGAGCTGCGTCACATCGACCTGGTGGAGGGAGACGAGGGCAGGATGTGTGTGAACACCGAGTGGGGGGCTTTTGGAGACGATGGCAGGCTGGAGGACATCAGGACAGAGTTTGACAGAGAGATTGACCGAGGCTCTCTCAACTCAGGAAAGCAGTT GTTTGAGAAGATGGTCAGTGGGATGTACATGGGGGAGCTGGTCCGTCTCATCCTGGTGAAGATGGCCAGAGAAGGTCTGCTCTTCGAAGGAAGAATCACCCCTGAGCTTCTCACCAAGGGCAAATTTGAGACCAAGCATCTCTCAGCTATAGAGAA GAGTAAAGAGGGGTTATCCAAGGCAAAAGAGATTTTAACCAAACTTGGCGTGGAGCCGTCAGCAGACGACTGCATCGCTGTGCAGCAT GTTTGTGCCATCGTCTCTTTCCGCTCTGCCAACCTGGTAGCGGCTGTCCTGGCCGGCATCCTGATGAGGCTGAAGGAGAACAAAGGAGTGGCGCGACTCCGAACCACCGTGGGCATCGATGGCTCTCTGTACAAGATGCACCCGCA aTATGCTCGCCGTCTTCATAAGACCGTCCGACGTTTGGTCCCGGACTGTGACGTTCGATTCCTCCTCTCAGAGAGCGGCAGCGGGAAAGGTGCCGCCATGGTAACGGCCGTGGCGTACAGACTCGCTGAACAGTCCCATCAAATCGCCCAGATTCTGTCCGAATTCCACCTGACgagagagcagctgctggag GTGAAGAAGAGAATGAGAATAGAGATCGAAAAGGGCCTTTCAAAGAGCACTCAGGACTCTGCTACAGTCAAAATGCTGCCAACCTTTGTGCGAAGCACACCTGATGGCACAG AAAGTGGGGATTTCCTGGCTTTGGACTTGGGAGGCACCAATTTTAGGGTTCTGTTGGTGAAGATTCGCTCTGGGAAGAGGAGATCAGTAGAGATGCAAAACAAGATTTACGCTATTCCTCTGGAAGTGATGCAGGGCACAGGAGAAGAG TTGTTTGATCACATTGTGCACTGCATCAGTGACTTCCTGGACTACATGGGGATGAAGAATGCTCGTCTTCCTCTGGGCTTCACCTTCTCCTTTCCATGCCTTCAGACGAGTCTTGACGCT ggtATCTTGGTGACGTGGACCAAAGGCTTCAAGGCGACGGACTGTGAAGGAGAGGATGTGGTGGGACTACTGAGGGAGGCAATTAAAAGAAGAGAG gagttTGACCTGGATGTGGTGGCCATAGTCAATGATACAGTGGGAACCATGATGACCTGTGCCTACGAGGAGCCCACCTGTGAGGTCGGACTCATTGCTG GAACTGGAAGTAATGCATGCTACATGGAGGAGATGAGGAACATTGAGATGGTCGAGGGTGATGAAGGACGGATGTGTGTCAACATGGAGTGGGGGGCTTTTGGAGACAACGGATGCCTCGACGAAATCAGGACAGAGTACGACCACGCTGTAGACGACCTCTCTCTCAATCCGGGAAAACAAAG aTATGAGAAAATGTGCAGCGGCATGTATCTCGGTGAAATTGTGCGGAACATCCTCATAGACATGACCAAGAGAGGCTTCCTGTTCAGAGGACAGATTTCTGAAACTCTAAAGACCAGAGGCATCTTCGAGACAAAGTTCCTCTCACAGATAGAAAg tgaCAGACTGGCTTTGCTGCAGGTGAGAGCCATCCTGCAACACTTGGGGCTGGACAGCACCTGTGATGACAGTATCATTGTGAAAGAG GTGTGTGGAACCGTGTCGCGTCGTGCTGCTCAGCTGTGTGGCGCAGGAATGGCAGCTGTCGTCGATAAGATAAGAGAAAACCGCGGACTGGACCACCTGAACGTCACTGTGGCCGTGGACGGAACTCTGTACAAGTTACATCCACA TTTCTCCCTGATCATGCACCAGACCGTTGCTGAACTGGCTCCTCAGTGCACCGTCAACTTCCTGCTGTCAGAGGACGGCAGCGGGAAGGGAGCCGCTCTCATCACAGCTGTAGGATGCCGGCTCAGAAAGTAG